Proteins encoded together in one Microbacterium oxydans window:
- the kdpC gene encoding potassium-transporting ATPase subunit KdpC, which yields MSSSRITLRTTGVAIRAMLVLTLVLGVGYTLLVTGIGQLALPGQANGSPLPGDRGSALIGQSFTDADGDALPEYFQSRPSAAGDGYDGAGSSGSNLGPENPDLVAAISERKAAIAEREGVDPSEVPADAVTASGSGLDPHISVAYALLQVPRVAEARGLSEQKVRGLVESRIQGRDLGFLGEERINVAELNLALDDGEGA from the coding sequence ATGTCCTCCTCTCGCATCACCCTCCGCACCACCGGGGTCGCCATCCGCGCGATGCTCGTCCTCACCCTCGTGCTCGGCGTCGGGTACACGCTCCTCGTCACCGGGATCGGTCAGCTCGCGCTCCCCGGACAGGCGAACGGCTCGCCCCTGCCCGGCGACCGGGGCAGCGCGCTGATCGGCCAGTCCTTCACGGATGCCGACGGCGATGCCCTGCCCGAGTACTTCCAGTCACGGCCCTCCGCAGCCGGTGACGGCTACGACGGCGCCGGCTCCAGCGGCAGCAACCTCGGCCCCGAGAACCCCGACCTCGTCGCCGCCATCAGCGAGCGCAAGGCCGCGATCGCGGAGCGCGAGGGCGTCGATCCGTCCGAGGTCCCCGCCGATGCGGTCACCGCCTCCGGCTCGGGCCTCGACCCGCACATCAGCGTCGCCTACGCCCTGCTCCAGGTGCCGCGCGTGGCCGAGGCGCGCGGCCTCTCGGAACAGAAGGTGCGCGGCCTCGTGGAGTCTAGGATTCAAGGGCGGGATCTGGGATTCCTCGGCGAAGAGCGCATCAACGTCGCCGAACTCAACCTCGCTCTGGATGACGGGGAGGGCGCGTGA
- a CDS encoding response regulator: protein MKLLIADDDPQMVRALRITLAAHGYEVVVAADGAAAIAAAAQTHPDLIMLDLGMPRLDGIEVIQALRGWTNVPIIVVSGRTGSADKVEALDAGADDFVTKPFQVDELLARLRALSRRSVPANGESAVTFGDVVVDLATKTVTRGGTRVHLTPTEWRMLEHLSRHPGALVTRQDLLKEIWGSEQVSDSGYLRLYMSQLRKKLEQEPGAPAHLLTETGMGYRLVL from the coding sequence GTGAAGCTCCTCATCGCCGACGACGACCCGCAGATGGTGCGGGCGCTGCGGATCACCCTCGCCGCCCACGGGTACGAGGTCGTGGTGGCCGCCGACGGTGCCGCCGCGATCGCCGCGGCCGCGCAGACGCATCCCGACCTCATCATGCTCGACCTCGGGATGCCGCGGCTCGACGGCATCGAGGTGATCCAGGCGCTGCGCGGATGGACGAACGTGCCGATCATCGTGGTGTCCGGCCGCACGGGCTCCGCCGACAAGGTCGAGGCCCTGGACGCGGGGGCCGACGACTTCGTGACGAAGCCCTTCCAGGTCGACGAGCTGCTCGCCCGGCTGCGGGCGCTCTCGCGTCGATCCGTGCCGGCGAACGGGGAGTCGGCCGTGACGTTCGGCGACGTGGTGGTGGACCTCGCCACGAAGACCGTGACCCGTGGCGGCACGCGCGTGCATCTGACCCCGACGGAGTGGCGGATGCTGGAGCACCTGTCGCGGCACCCCGGCGCCCTGGTCACCCGGCAGGACCTGCTCAAGGAGATCTGGGGCAGCGAGCAGGTGTCCGACTCGGGCTACCTGCGGCTGTACATGTCACAGCTGCGCAAGAAGCTCGAGCAGGAGCCGGGCGCTCCCGCGCATCTGCTCACCGAGACCGGGATGGGCTACCGCCTCGTGCTCTGA
- a CDS encoding ATP-binding protein — protein sequence MSADRTHRSTPEQPRRGRLRVLLGAAPGVGKTFEMLAEGRRLREEGHDVVIAIVETHERAATLAQTVGLPEVPRRIDDHRGVALTELDLDAVLARAPEIALVDELAHTNSPGSRHRKRWQDVDDLLDAGIDVITTVNVQHIESLNAVVEKITGIAQQETIPDAVVRAADEVEVVDLAPQSLRDRLSAGLVYPAERIDAALSNYFRLGNLTALRELALLWLADEVDSALRTYRAEQGIEGTWQARERVVVALTGGPEGETLLRRGARIAARSAGGELLAVHVTAQDGLRDETPGALAAQRALVESLGGTYHQVVGDDIPATLVEFAQGADATQLVIGVSRRGRLTAALTGPGIGSEVIRRSGDIDVHIVTHAAAGGRLALPRMTGGALGWRRQVLGFAVALVFGPLLSWVMFTFRSPESITAEVLAYQLLVVVVALIGGIRPAVFAAVLSGITLDFLFVAPLFTITIAHPLHVLALTLYVVIAILVSLIVDQAARRARIAQRAAAEAELLAAVAGNVLRGDNAVLALVSRTREAFGLSGVRLLAPDGEVLASDGEPVADGRATTIPVGIGPGGGPRAVLELNGEALAGPERRLLDAIVAQLSAAIEHTDLRATASEAEALAETDQVRSALLSAVSHDLRRPLASAVAAIGGLRGAHELSASDREELLATADESLATLSTLVTDLLDVSRVQAGVLAVSASRMDAAGTVLAAVDELGLGPADVELALDPDLPPVFADPVLLQRVLVNVLANAHRHAPDGSRVIISTSALGDHAEIRVIDRGEGVSPERRDRIFQPFQRFGDTDNTTGLGLGLALSRGFTEGMGGTLTPEDTPGGGLTMVISLPLGAGLTDTEGTE from the coding sequence GTGAGCGCAGATCGGACGCATCGCTCGACACCCGAGCAGCCGCGCCGCGGACGCCTTCGCGTCCTGCTGGGCGCGGCTCCCGGCGTGGGCAAGACGTTCGAGATGCTCGCCGAAGGACGTCGGCTGCGGGAGGAGGGCCACGACGTCGTCATCGCGATCGTCGAGACGCATGAGCGCGCGGCCACCCTGGCGCAGACCGTCGGGCTGCCCGAGGTCCCCCGTCGCATCGACGACCACCGTGGCGTCGCCCTCACCGAGCTCGACCTCGATGCCGTGCTCGCCCGCGCCCCGGAGATCGCGCTCGTCGACGAGCTCGCACACACCAACAGTCCCGGCTCGCGACACCGGAAGCGCTGGCAGGACGTCGACGACCTGCTCGATGCCGGCATCGACGTGATCACCACGGTGAACGTGCAGCACATCGAATCGCTCAACGCCGTGGTCGAGAAGATCACGGGCATCGCGCAGCAGGAGACGATCCCGGATGCCGTGGTGCGGGCCGCGGACGAGGTCGAGGTGGTCGACCTCGCTCCGCAGTCCCTGCGCGATCGGCTCTCCGCCGGGCTCGTGTATCCGGCCGAGCGGATCGACGCCGCGCTGTCGAACTACTTCCGGCTCGGCAACCTGACCGCCCTGCGCGAGCTCGCTCTGCTCTGGCTCGCCGACGAGGTCGACAGCGCCCTGCGCACCTACCGCGCCGAGCAGGGCATCGAGGGCACGTGGCAGGCCAGGGAGCGGGTCGTCGTCGCGCTCACCGGCGGGCCGGAGGGCGAGACCCTGCTGCGGCGAGGTGCGAGGATCGCCGCTCGCTCCGCCGGCGGAGAGCTGCTCGCCGTGCACGTCACGGCGCAGGACGGACTGCGCGACGAGACACCCGGAGCACTCGCCGCGCAGCGCGCCCTCGTGGAATCGCTCGGCGGCACCTACCACCAGGTCGTGGGCGATGACATCCCCGCCACCCTGGTCGAGTTCGCGCAGGGAGCCGACGCCACCCAGCTCGTGATCGGCGTCAGCCGGCGCGGTCGGCTCACCGCCGCGCTCACCGGGCCCGGCATCGGCTCGGAGGTGATCCGCCGCTCCGGCGACATCGACGTGCACATCGTGACGCACGCCGCCGCGGGTGGACGGCTGGCCCTGCCGCGGATGACAGGCGGCGCGCTCGGGTGGCGACGTCAGGTGCTCGGCTTCGCGGTCGCGCTCGTCTTCGGACCGCTGCTGTCCTGGGTGATGTTCACGTTCCGCAGTCCGGAGTCGATCACGGCCGAGGTGCTCGCCTACCAGCTCCTCGTCGTCGTGGTCGCCCTCATCGGCGGCATCCGCCCGGCGGTGTTCGCCGCGGTGCTGTCGGGGATCACGCTCGACTTCCTGTTCGTCGCCCCGCTGTTCACCATCACGATCGCCCACCCGCTGCACGTGCTCGCCCTCACGCTGTACGTCGTGATCGCGATCCTGGTGAGCCTCATCGTCGACCAGGCGGCCCGGCGCGCCCGCATCGCCCAGCGCGCCGCCGCGGAGGCCGAGCTGCTCGCCGCCGTCGCGGGCAACGTGCTGCGCGGCGACAACGCGGTGCTGGCCCTGGTGAGCCGCACCCGGGAGGCGTTCGGACTCAGTGGTGTGCGACTGCTCGCGCCCGACGGCGAGGTGCTCGCGAGCGACGGGGAGCCGGTGGCGGACGGCCGCGCCACCACGATCCCGGTCGGCATCGGCCCCGGCGGCGGCCCCCGCGCGGTGCTCGAGCTCAACGGCGAGGCGCTCGCCGGACCCGAGCGGCGACTGCTCGACGCGATCGTCGCGCAGCTGTCCGCCGCGATCGAGCACACCGACCTGCGGGCGACCGCCAGCGAGGCCGAGGCCCTCGCCGAGACCGACCAGGTGCGCAGCGCCCTGCTCTCGGCCGTGAGTCACGACCTCCGGCGCCCGCTGGCCTCGGCCGTCGCGGCGATCGGCGGGCTGCGCGGCGCCCACGAACTCTCGGCCTCCGATCGCGAGGAGCTGCTCGCCACGGCCGACGAGAGCCTCGCGACCCTGTCGACGCTGGTCACCGACCTGCTCGACGTCAGCCGCGTGCAGGCGGGAGTGCTCGCCGTCTCGGCCTCGCGGATGGACGCGGCCGGCACCGTTCTCGCCGCGGTCGACGAGCTCGGACTCGGACCGGCCGACGTCGAACTCGCCCTCGACCCCGATCTGCCGCCCGTGTTCGCCGACCCCGTGCTGCTGCAGCGCGTGCTGGTCAACGTGCTCGCCAACGCGCATCGCCATGCCCCGGACGGCAGCCGGGTGATCATCTCCACGAGCGCGCTCGGCGACCACGCGGAGATCCGGGTGATCGACCGCGGGGAGGGCGTCTCCCCCGAGCGACGGGACCGCATCTTCCAGCCGTTCCAGCGCTTCGGCGACACCGACAACACGACGGGACTCGGTCTCGGACTCGCCCTGTCGCGCGGTTTCACCGAGGGCATGGGCGGTACCCTGACACCCGAGGACACCCCTGGCGGCGGACTCACCATGGTCATCTCCCTGCCGCTCGGCGCAGGGCTCACCGACACGGAGGGGACGGAGTGA